One genomic window of Myxococcales bacterium includes the following:
- a CDS encoding VWA domain-containing protein — MSADPKERLRRAAYGGGVLAVLVGLLWAYHRYVYSAGPSLAWSRGGVDYELLSPKMLAVALLAPYFMWVIGKSLADLPIVQRVLSVLLRVAFVALLALGLSRLARTATTEKICTVYLVDVSESVPDEALADARAEIAKGLKAKRKDDLVRVITFARRARALPVDDLSFDAPAIERHEALATGDPKLDKKRQGLGAASDLASALQLAYGLYPSGMLRRAVILSDGVQTDGDVLAEANRARGFGVKLFAVPYTRPVPGEVALRELRVPPKVRVGEPFNLHAHIFSSRPQKVKAVLKQGEAINGLDGVRSIDLLAGDNDVPFKSVVRVAGEVTYQLDLSDIPEDRFKENNGVSVSVAVPGRPTVLYVEGTVSRASYLASALSAQEFDVDVRGPRELPQNIRELERYDFVILSDAPAESVSMTQQEALESYVRDLGGGFLFAGGESGYGLGGWYHTTVERMLPVRMDAEKRRDEPQVAMSLVIDRSGSMSGLPLEMAKAAAKATADALSGDDLLEVIAFDSSPTRVVRMTPAKHRARIQGDIARIQPGGGTEIFPALDAAYQSLTVTRARKKHVILLTDGQAPQGGIRDLVQAMAAEGMTVSSIGLGGGVDEGLLRMIADLGGGRFYKVLDAQQLPRVFTRETEMVSRSAAVEEYFQPKVVTSAGFMRGVDLASAPFLHGYVATKMKPPPAQELLQSEVGEPILARWHVGLGWSLAWTSDVKNLWAVEWLKWPGYGQFWGQLVREHMRQKRRQQLDMQAAIDPATGHVKAHIDAIGGDDRFQNGLEAKFTVVGPQPSGEKKTVPMKQTAPGRYEADFPLERFGSFLLHASLEREVTDAKGTTRSAQVAESFGHVQNPYPREYLALAPDVGTLRRAAELTGGTFSPAPAAVFDPAGETIRYHQDLWPRFILAALVVYLLDLLVRRVRFFDRKVTARATVPAPSTRR; from the coding sequence ATGAGCGCCGATCCGAAGGAGCGTCTCCGCAGGGCCGCGTACGGGGGCGGTGTGCTCGCCGTCCTCGTGGGGCTCCTGTGGGCCTACCACAGGTACGTGTACTCTGCAGGTCCGTCGCTCGCCTGGTCGCGAGGGGGCGTGGACTACGAGCTCCTGTCGCCGAAGATGCTCGCCGTGGCGCTGCTCGCGCCCTACTTCATGTGGGTCATCGGCAAGAGCCTCGCCGACCTGCCGATCGTGCAGCGCGTGCTGTCGGTGCTGCTCCGCGTCGCCTTCGTGGCGCTGCTGGCGCTGGGGCTCTCGCGCCTCGCGCGCACCGCGACCACGGAGAAGATCTGCACGGTCTACCTCGTGGACGTCTCCGAGTCGGTGCCCGACGAGGCGCTGGCCGACGCGCGCGCCGAGATCGCCAAGGGCCTCAAGGCGAAGCGAAAGGACGACCTCGTCCGCGTGATCACGTTCGCGCGTCGCGCGCGTGCCCTCCCTGTCGACGACCTCTCGTTCGACGCGCCCGCGATCGAGCGCCACGAGGCCCTCGCGACCGGCGATCCGAAGCTCGACAAGAAGCGGCAAGGCCTCGGTGCGGCGAGCGACCTCGCGAGCGCGCTGCAGCTCGCGTACGGCCTCTACCCGTCGGGCATGTTGCGGCGCGCCGTGATCCTCTCCGACGGCGTGCAGACCGACGGCGACGTCCTCGCGGAGGCGAACCGCGCCCGCGGCTTCGGCGTGAAGCTCTTCGCCGTGCCTTACACCCGCCCCGTGCCCGGTGAGGTCGCCCTCCGCGAGCTGCGCGTGCCTCCGAAGGTGCGCGTCGGCGAGCCGTTTAACCTGCACGCGCACATCTTCTCGAGCCGACCCCAGAAGGTGAAGGCGGTCTTGAAGCAGGGCGAGGCCATCAACGGCCTCGACGGCGTGCGCTCGATCGATCTTCTCGCGGGCGACAACGACGTCCCCTTCAAGAGCGTGGTGCGCGTGGCCGGCGAGGTCACCTATCAGCTCGACCTCTCCGACATCCCCGAGGATCGCTTCAAGGAGAACAACGGCGTCTCCGTGTCGGTGGCGGTGCCCGGCCGCCCTACGGTGCTCTACGTGGAGGGCACCGTGTCGCGCGCGAGCTACCTCGCGAGCGCCCTGTCCGCGCAAGAGTTCGACGTCGACGTGCGCGGCCCGCGCGAGCTTCCGCAGAACATCCGCGAGCTCGAGCGGTACGACTTCGTCATTCTCTCCGACGCTCCCGCCGAGTCCGTCAGCATGACGCAGCAGGAGGCGCTCGAGAGCTACGTGCGTGACCTCGGCGGCGGCTTCCTCTTCGCGGGTGGCGAGAGCGGCTACGGCCTCGGCGGCTGGTACCACACGACCGTCGAGCGTATGCTCCCGGTGCGCATGGACGCGGAGAAGCGCCGCGACGAGCCGCAGGTCGCGATGTCGCTCGTGATCGACCGCTCCGGGAGCATGAGCGGCCTGCCGCTCGAGATGGCCAAGGCGGCGGCGAAGGCCACAGCGGACGCGCTCTCCGGGGACGACCTCCTCGAGGTCATCGCGTTCGACTCGTCGCCGACCCGCGTGGTGCGCATGACCCCTGCGAAGCACCGCGCGCGCATTCAGGGCGACATCGCGCGGATCCAGCCAGGCGGCGGCACCGAGATCTTCCCCGCGCTCGACGCGGCGTACCAGTCGCTCACCGTCACGCGGGCGCGCAAGAAGCACGTGATCCTCCTCACGGACGGCCAGGCCCCGCAGGGCGGCATCCGGGATCTCGTGCAGGCGATGGCGGCCGAGGGCATGACCGTGTCGAGCATCGGCCTCGGCGGCGGCGTCGACGAGGGCCTGCTCCGCATGATCGCCGACCTCGGCGGCGGACGCTTCTACAAGGTGCTCGACGCCCAGCAGCTGCCCCGTGTCTTCACGCGTGAGACCGAGATGGTGTCGCGCTCGGCGGCCGTGGAAGAGTACTTCCAGCCCAAGGTCGTCACCTCGGCGGGCTTCATGCGCGGCGTAGACCTCGCGTCCGCGCCCTTTCTCCACGGCTACGTCGCCACCAAGATGAAGCCGCCGCCCGCTCAGGAGCTCCTGCAGTCGGAGGTGGGCGAGCCCATCCTCGCGCGGTGGCACGTGGGCCTCGGGTGGTCGCTCGCTTGGACGAGCGACGTGAAGAACCTCTGGGCGGTCGAGTGGCTGAAGTGGCCTGGCTATGGGCAGTTTTGGGGCCAGCTCGTCCGCGAGCACATGCGCCAGAAGCGTCGACAGCAGCTCGACATGCAGGCCGCCATCGACCCGGCGACCGGGCACGTGAAGGCCCACATCGACGCCATCGGCGGAGACGATCGCTTCCAGAATGGGCTCGAGGCGAAGTTCACGGTCGTCGGGCCGCAGCCCTCGGGGGAGAAGAAGACGGTCCCGATGAAGCAGACCGCGCCCGGTCGCTACGAAGCGGATTTTCCGCTGGAGCGCTTCGGCTCGTTCCTCCTGCACGCGTCTCTCGAGCGCGAGGTGACCGACGCGAAGGGGACCACGCGCTCGGCGCAAGTCGCGGAGAGCTTCGGTCACGTGCAGAACCCGTACCCGCGCGAGTACCTCGCGCTCGCTCCGGACGTCGGCACCCTCCGACGCGCGGCGGAGCTCACGGGGGGCACGTTCTCGCCGGCGCCCGCCGCCGTGTTCGACCCCGCAGGGGAGACTATCCGCTATCACCAAGACCTGTGGCCTCGGTTCATCCTCGCGGCGCTCGTCGTGTACCTCCTCGACCTGCTCGTGCGGCGCGTTCGCTTCTTCGATCGCAAGGTCACCGCGCGCGCGACCGTGCCCGCGCCCTCCACGCGTCGGTGA